In Paenibacillus durus, the DNA window TCTTTGTCTATTTCTGGTTCTTTTAATATAATTTTTTCAATTTTTTTTATAAACAAACCACCAGTACTAATAATATCTTCTACAGTCTCTCCTTTCTCTACAACGTATTTAGAAGCCTGAAAATCTACCCAATCTTCTTCTTTATAAGGAAATAAATAATAATACTTTTTTTCTGTAATCTTTTTACCTTTCCATGACAACGTTTCTAATGGAACTAATTGATATCCCTCCATGGACGAATAACCACGAAATACCTTTAGAAACTCATTGGAAACGATAAAACCATCAAAATGAGGATAATAATCAAAAATCAATAATCTTTCATTGCATATTAAGAACAAATGATCCGGAAAATTTACTTTGCGTATTCCAGAACTAAAATTCCACTCATAGTCCATGTCAGGCATTGGATTTTTTTGATTATATTCCTCTGCTAATACTGCATTCAAAAAAATGGGGACGCCTCTACCACTTTTTTTTTCCATCGCATAAAATGACTGTACCGTCATGATAATTTTTTGCACCCCTCTACCAGTTTAAATGGTATATCCCCACGCCAGATTTTATTTTTTAGTTCCATTTGCAGCTTTCGTATAGATATTCTAGCCTGCTTTGTGTCTATTATTGTTACTGCTAACCCATAATGACCGGAGGTTGACGGTGTAAGCTGTCCTGCTATTGACGGCCATGCTGTCCGCAGTAGGATAGAAAAGCAGGGAGAATCATGACAATTCTCCCTGGATCACGCGCTTTACCATATGGTCGTCCACAATCCGGTGCTTGTTCTGTGCGCCGTAGATCAACGCGTGGGTACAGAGCTTGTTCACCAGCCGGGCGGCTCCGCTGGAAAAACGGTAGATTTCATCCATCGCCGCCTCCGTAAACAGTTCATGCTCGGCACCTGCTGCACTCAGATGCCTCTTCATATAGGCCCCCACTTCCGCCCGGTCCATATGCGGAAGATAACACTGCATATCAATTCGCTGGCGGATCGCCGCATAGGCTTGCAGCCCCAGCCGGTCCCACAGTTCGCTTTGCCCCACCAGAATCAGGGCCATCGGACTCTGTGAATCCATTTTCAGATTTAGTAGAAATCGCAGTTCCTCCAGCATCTCCCGGTCCAGCAGATGGGCTTCATCGACCACGACCACGGGCTGTAGCCGGTGAATCCCACGCATGAGTTCAATCTCCCGGTGTAACTGCCGTTTTGCATCCCCCCGGTAAAATTTCGACTCACAGCCGAGCTGCTCCAGCAGCCCTTTGTAGAAGTGGCGCGGGGTCAGTTTCGAATCGGACAGGTAGAGTAGCTTAAAGCGCGCCTCGTCCAGTTCCTTGGCTAACCGCCGGATCGTAGTCGTTTTCCCGGTCCCGCAGTCCCCTGTGAGCACGGCAAACCACTGGCGTTCCGCGACATAGGCCAGACGCCCGAGCATTTCTTCCTGCGACGCAGACGCATATAACTCGTCTACCGCAAGATCTCTGGAGAACGGAGCACGGTGCAACTCGTAGAAGGACTCAAACATGGCCATCCTCCGCCTGCACTCTGCGGTACGTCACCGCAGGTGCTTCCCGCTGTTTGCGCTGCTGGTGTCGCTGCTCTGCCGCCTCCAGCAGTCTCGACGTGTCGGTCATAGATGCGCCCAGGTGCTCCGGCAACGCCGGACGGGTTCCCGCCCGCTGACCGATTTCCATCTCGCGCACCCGCCACGGCGCTCGTCCCTCATACTCAATCGTCAGTTCCGTGGGGTCTGCCGGGTCATAAACCACCTCGACCGTACAGCCAATGACCGTCAGGCCCACTTCGTACTTTCGGTTCATGAAGCTAATGCAGCCCGACTTGTCGACCTTCCGCTTTTCACTATGCAAGAACGCGTCCGCCAAGGTATCCGGGTCCATGAACCGCAGTGCTTTCTTGTCACTCCGAAACGCCGTTTCCGGGCTTTGCTTGTCCGGCAGGGCGGAGTGGGGCTTGTGCTGGTAGCACTCCGAGAGCCATACCTCGAAGCGCTCATTCAACTGCTCGAGTGTCTTCGGCTTCTCCAAGGCGACTTCGCTCAGAAACGAATCGACGATTTGGTTAAACCGTTCGACCTTGCCTTTGGATTCAGGCGAGTAGGGCTTCGCATAGAGCAGCCGGGTTCCGAGCTTGGAACATATCCGGGTCATGGCTTGGGTACGGTACTGCTTGCCGTTGTCAAAATAGACCGCTTCTGGTACCCCATACTTCTGGATCGCTTGGCGAAACGCCGATTCGACCAGCCGCTGGTCCATGACCGGCACAAACTCCCCATGCAGAATAAACCTTGTAGCGTCGTCAATGAACACGACCAGATACACCTGTTTCATCGTCCCGCTTTCGCCAAGGGGCAAATACGGTCCGTATTTGAGGTCTGACTGCCACAGCTGGTTCCGGTGGCGCTGCTGGAAGCGTCTGGCGGCAACCCCGGATTCGGCGTACATCCGCAGATGGCGCGAGCTGTAGCCACAGGCAGTCAGTCTCTCCTGCAGGGTACTACGCTTAATTTGGCCCGGCGAAATCCGCCCTTCCCATTCTAAAATCTGAATGAGCTGTGCGACGCTGCGGCCGGGGACCTCCCGGCGCAAGAGAATCGCTTGCTCGAGCACGGCGGTAGGAAGAATCTCTTCGGAGGGCTGCCGCCCTTTGCCTTTGGGCTTCAGGCCGGTAAATCCTTCGCTCCGGTAACTCGCCAAATACCGGCGCAAGGTACGTTCGGAGAGTCCGGTTTGCTTACAAATCTGCGCTTTCATCTCCCGGGCTTTGGCCGGGTCCAGCCCTTCGGCAAGCAGGGGAGCGAGAAGCTGCATCCGCTCTGCGGCGAGGGCTTCGGCTTTCTTTTGGTCTTTCATGGGTCGGTAAACTCCTTCCTGAAATGAACTCAAGGAGAGTCTACCGTAGAGCCGGGGCGGACAGATAGGCAAAACGGGTATGTACCCACAAATGAGCGTTTGCGACGGGGCGGACAAGTCTGGCCAGCCAGCCGGGTCCTTGCTGACGAAAGGCGGGGGCGGAGGTCATACGCAGGTGATCCGAAGCTTCGGGGGACCCGGGAGCGAG includes these proteins:
- a CDS encoding DDE-type integrase/transposase/recombinase, translating into MKDQKKAEALAAERMQLLAPLLAEGLDPAKAREMKAQICKQTGLSERTLRRYLASYRSEGFTGLKPKGKGRQPSEEILPTAVLEQAILLRREVPGRSVAQLIQILEWEGRISPGQIKRSTLQERLTACGYSSRHLRMYAESGVAARRFQQRHRNQLWQSDLKYGPYLPLGESGTMKQVYLVVFIDDATRFILHGEFVPVMDQRLVESAFRQAIQKYGVPEAVYFDNGKQYRTQAMTRICSKLGTRLLYAKPYSPESKGKVERFNQIVDSFLSEVALEKPKTLEQLNERFEVWLSECYQHKPHSALPDKQSPETAFRSDKKALRFMDPDTLADAFLHSEKRKVDKSGCISFMNRKYEVGLTVIGCTVEVVYDPADPTELTIEYEGRAPWRVREMEIGQRAGTRPALPEHLGASMTDTSRLLEAAEQRHQQRKQREAPAVTYRRVQAEDGHV
- a CDS encoding Imm43 family immunity protein, giving the protein MTVQSFYAMEKKSGRGVPIFLNAVLAEEYNQKNPMPDMDYEWNFSSGIRKVNFPDHLFLICNERLLIFDYYPHFDGFIVSNEFLKVFRGYSSMEGYQLVPLETLSWKGKKITEKKYYYLFPYKEEDWVDFQASKYVVEKGETVEDIISTGGLFIKKIEKIILKEPEIDKEVFTLRGSTLTNYLFCSEIFKKEIEKEKLVSIDFIPLEQFPDYYNKKNLL
- a CDS encoding ExeA family protein, which encodes MFESFYELHRAPFSRDLAVDELYASASQEEMLGRLAYVAERQWFAVLTGDCGTGKTTTIRRLAKELDEARFKLLYLSDSKLTPRHFYKGLLEQLGCESKFYRGDAKRQLHREIELMRGIHRLQPVVVVDEAHLLDREMLEELRFLLNLKMDSQSPMALILVGQSELWDRLGLQAYAAIRQRIDMQCYLPHMDRAEVGAYMKRHLSAAGAEHELFTEAAMDEIYRFSSGAARLVNKLCTHALIYGAQNKHRIVDDHMVKRVIQGELS